The nucleotide window GCAGCGAGCGGCTGCCGATCGGCCTGCAGCTGATCGGCCGGCCATTCGGAGAAGAAACCATCCTGCGGGTGGCCCATGCCTTTGAGCAGGCTACCGAATGGCATACACAGAAGGCAGACATATAAAATCTGTCACAGAGACACCGAGAACTTCGAAATCTGATTTGATGATCTTTTGGTGAACCCGAACAGTTTTTATTCTCCTGCCTTTCCTCTGTGTCTCTGTGGCAGATTTATTGCTTTCAGCCTATTTCCCGGAGTCCACAACCATGAAATTTCAACCTGTCATCGGCCTCGAAGTCCATGTCCAGCTCAAGACCGATTCTAAAATATTCTGCGGATGCTCCACCGCTTTCGGTTCTGCCCCCAACTCCCAGACCTGCCCGGTCTGCCTTGGATTGCCGGGCGCGCTGCCGGTACTGAACGAAAAGGTGGTGGAATTCGCCATCAAGGCCGGCCTCTCCACCAACTGCACGATAGCTCCCCGCAACATCTTTGCCCGCAAGAACTATTTCTATCCCGATCTGCCCAAGGGATATCAGATCAGTCAGTTCGAGGAGCCTATCTGTCAGCGCGGCTGGCTCGATATTCAGGTCGAGGGACAGGAGCCCAAGCGGATCGGCATCACCCGCATCCACATGGAGGAGGACGCTGGCAAGCTGGTGCACGGCGAAATCCCGGGCCTAGAGGAAGGCTCCGGCGTGGATCTCAACCGGGCCTGCACACCGCTCCTGGAGGTGGTGTCCGAACCCGACCTGCGTTCGGCCGACGAGGCAGTCTCCTACCTGAAGCAGCTCCACCAGATCGTCACCTGGCTCGGCATCTGCGACGGCAACATGGAGGAGGGGAGCTTCCGCTGCGATGCCAATGTCTCGGTCATGCCGGTCGGGTCGTCCACCTTTGGCACGCGTGCTGAAATAAAGAACGTCAACTCCTTCCGTTTCGTGAAACAGGCCATCGAGTACGAAATCCAGCGCCAGATCGATCTGATCGAGGACGGTGGCAGGGTGGTCCAGGAAACGCGGCTGTTCGATCCGACCAGCGGCAAGACCCGCTCCATGCGCGGCAAGGAAGAGGCACACGACTACCGCTACTTCCCCGATCCCGACCTGGTGCCGCTGGTGATCGATGATGCCTGGGTGGACCGGGTTCGCTCCGAACTGCCGGAACTGCCGGACCGGATGCGGCAGCGCTTCCTCAGCGACTACGCTCTCCCGCCTTACGATGTCGAGGTGCTGACCGCCAATCGTGCCTTGGCCAGCTTCTTTGAGTCGTCCGTCGAACTGCACGGCAATCCCAAAGCGGTTTCAAACTGGGTCATGGGTGAGATCACCCGCGGCTTGAACGATTCCGGTATTCCGATCGAGCAGTGCCCGATTACGCCCCGCCTGCTGGCGGAACTGCTCAAACTGATCGACAACGGCACCATCTCCGGCAAGATCGCCAAGACGGTTTTCGACGAAATGTGGCAAAGCGGCAAAGAGCCACAGGTAATCGTCGAGGAAAAGGGGCTGGTTCAGGTTTCCGACAGCGGTGCCATCGAAGCGATCATCGACGAGATTCTCAACCGTGAAGCGGGGCAGGTAGCAGAGTACCGCAGCGGCAAGGACAAGCTGTTCGGCTTTTTCGTGGGACAGATAATGAAAGCCAGCAAAGGCAAGGCAAATCCCGCGGTGGTCAATGAACTGCTGCTGAAAAAGCTGAAGGGTTAGGCAAACTCTCCCGATCCATCGCAAACGATGCAGTGGCGGGGCTTGGCAAAAGCGGTTGCGGCCATGCCACTCTTGTGGCAAAATTTCAACTCGTTCGCGAAAACCTCTTCTGAACAAAAGGAGACTCATGAAGGTGCATACCACCCCTCTCAGGATGGTGATAAATCGATGCGTCCCTGGAGGACGCAGTTCCCTTCGGCCGATAATCCTGTTTTCCGCCCGTTTGCTGCTATGCATGATGCTGCTGTTGCCGGGATTCGCCGCCCGGGCGGCCGACAAACCGGCCGGACTGCAGGATGTCGTATCCGCCCTGGAAAGCAGTTATACCACCCTGCAGGATGTCCAGGCCGCGTTCAGCCAGAAGACCGTCATTGCCGCCGTCAAGAAGGAGCAACGCGGAAACGGCGAAGTGCTGCTGAAGCGCCCCGCCTCCTCCACGGCCATGTTCAGGTTCAATTACACCAAGCCGAACCAGCAGATCATTTCCAACGGCAAACAGGTCTGGTTCTACCTTCCCGAGAACAAGCAGGTCATGGTCTCCTCGGTATCGTCCATGTTCAAGGGGGGCAACGCCATCGCCCTCTCCTACCTGACCGGCCTGGGACACGTCTCGCGCGATTTCACGGTCAGTTTCGCCAGAGAGGCGCGCGACAGGGATGGCAACTACCAGCTCGAACTGGTGCCCAAAGCAGCGTCGCCCATGCTCTCCAAACTGCAACTGACCGTTGCGGCCGAGGCCGTTGACATCTACCTCCGGAAGGGCAGCGTCA belongs to Geobacter sp. SVR and includes:
- the gatB gene encoding Asp-tRNA(Asn)/Glu-tRNA(Gln) amidotransferase subunit GatB; translation: MKFQPVIGLEVHVQLKTDSKIFCGCSTAFGSAPNSQTCPVCLGLPGALPVLNEKVVEFAIKAGLSTNCTIAPRNIFARKNYFYPDLPKGYQISQFEEPICQRGWLDIQVEGQEPKRIGITRIHMEEDAGKLVHGEIPGLEEGSGVDLNRACTPLLEVVSEPDLRSADEAVSYLKQLHQIVTWLGICDGNMEEGSFRCDANVSVMPVGSSTFGTRAEIKNVNSFRFVKQAIEYEIQRQIDLIEDGGRVVQETRLFDPTSGKTRSMRGKEEAHDYRYFPDPDLVPLVIDDAWVDRVRSELPELPDRMRQRFLSDYALPPYDVEVLTANRALASFFESSVELHGNPKAVSNWVMGEITRGLNDSGIPIEQCPITPRLLAELLKLIDNGTISGKIAKTVFDEMWQSGKEPQVIVEEKGLVQVSDSGAIEAIIDEILNREAGQVAEYRSGKDKLFGFFVGQIMKASKGKANPAVVNELLLKKLKG
- a CDS encoding outer membrane lipoprotein carrier protein LolA codes for the protein MKVHTTPLRMVINRCVPGGRSSLRPIILFSARLLLCMMLLLPGFAARAADKPAGLQDVVSALESSYTTLQDVQAAFSQKTVIAAVKKEQRGNGEVLLKRPASSTAMFRFNYTKPNQQIISNGKQVWFYLPENKQVMVSSVSSMFKGGNAIALSYLTGLGHVSRDFTVSFAREARDRDGNYQLELVPKAASPMLSKLQLTVAAEAVDIYLRKGSVKDIFPIVASVVFDAGGNQTRIDYSRPRVNKGIDSARFNFKVPEGIQVIKQ